Proteins found in one Nocardia brasiliensis ATCC 700358 genomic segment:
- a CDS encoding ABC transporter substrate-binding protein produces MSTSQFPALSRRGFLGLAGTVAAGAVLTACAGTGGGSEQSGDSNTINFWSNHPGSSKDQETELIKRFTEKFPDLKVNLIDAGKNYEEVSQKFNAALSGGELPDVVVLSDVWWFNYALNGSIEPLDAHFGAAGVQLDDYVDSLASDYLFNGKHYALPYSRSTPLFYYNKDVWAKAGLPDRGPNSWQEFDEWGPKIQSVVGDGKLAHGWGDAKNYLAWTFQGPNWTFGGAYSDQWTLKFTDPGTIAAGQFFRDMIHTKKYAGIKPQIAVDFGTGVIASTIASTGDLKGIKQNAEGKLQFGTAFLPHPNGPGVTTGGAGLAIPARISDQRKINALKFIEFITNPTNTAYFSQQTGYMPVRKSAVTDPTEQDFLAKNPNAKVAIDQLPLTKSQDYARVFVPGGDQIIGTGLEQIGLQNADPATVFGNVTSQLQAIIDRQITPKLPK; encoded by the coding sequence GTGTCCACTTCTCAGTTCCCCGCGCTGTCCCGGCGCGGATTCCTCGGGCTGGCCGGCACGGTCGCCGCGGGTGCTGTGCTCACCGCGTGCGCGGGCACCGGCGGTGGGTCCGAGCAGTCCGGCGACTCCAACACGATCAACTTCTGGTCCAACCACCCCGGCAGCTCGAAAGACCAGGAAACCGAGCTGATCAAACGGTTCACCGAGAAGTTCCCGGACCTGAAGGTGAACCTGATCGACGCGGGCAAGAACTACGAGGAGGTGTCGCAGAAGTTCAACGCGGCGCTCTCCGGTGGTGAACTGCCCGATGTCGTGGTGCTCTCCGATGTGTGGTGGTTCAACTACGCGCTCAACGGTTCCATCGAACCGCTCGACGCGCACTTCGGTGCCGCGGGCGTGCAGCTCGACGACTACGTCGACTCGCTGGCCTCGGACTATCTGTTCAACGGCAAGCACTATGCGCTGCCGTACTCCCGCTCGACGCCGCTGTTCTACTACAACAAGGACGTCTGGGCGAAAGCCGGTCTGCCGGACCGCGGTCCGAACAGCTGGCAGGAATTCGACGAGTGGGGCCCGAAGATCCAGTCGGTGGTCGGCGACGGCAAGCTCGCGCACGGCTGGGGCGATGCGAAGAACTACCTGGCCTGGACCTTCCAGGGCCCGAACTGGACCTTCGGCGGCGCGTACTCCGATCAGTGGACGCTGAAGTTCACCGACCCCGGCACCATCGCGGCGGGCCAGTTCTTCCGCGACATGATCCACACCAAGAAGTACGCGGGCATCAAACCGCAGATCGCCGTCGATTTCGGCACCGGTGTCATCGCCTCGACCATCGCGTCCACCGGTGACCTCAAGGGCATCAAGCAGAACGCCGAAGGCAAACTGCAGTTCGGTACCGCCTTCCTGCCGCACCCGAACGGGCCCGGCGTCACCACCGGCGGTGCCGGCCTGGCGATTCCGGCGCGGATCTCGGACCAGCGCAAGATCAACGCGCTGAAGTTCATCGAGTTCATCACCAACCCGACGAACACCGCGTACTTCTCGCAGCAGACCGGGTACATGCCGGTGCGCAAGTCGGCCGTCACCGACCCGACCGAACAGGACTTCCTGGCGAAGAACCCGAACGCGAAGGTCGCCATCGACCAGCTGCCGCTGACCAAGTCGCAGGACTACGCGCGGGTGTTCGTGCCCGGCGGCGACCAGATCATCGGCACCGGCCTGGAACAGATCGGCCTGCAGAACGCCGACCCCGCAACGGTTTTCGGCAACGTCACCAGCCAGCTGCAGGCCATCATCGACCGGCAGATCACGCCGAAGCTGCCCAAGTAG
- a CDS encoding cytochrome P450 produces the protein MSMEEDAAGPGPDAPPIPVARLPRPRPLLWHALRAGLDFDRYFRWRRARDGDPIYCEFPGMGSALFTGTAAGARELFRAPVDSVEPPRPNPIEPLVGSASLILAAGARHRRDRALLTPAFHSTRIREYGALIRDATRAELSGDTGPAWVPGARIDARAAARSITVQVILTAVFGVHTARHRAEYVGAIGAFLDAFSGPLMLLPVLRRKAFGLGPWDRFVRARARLDGLIRDDIARRRADPHRRTTDLLGLLLSTRYDDGTAISDAELCDELRTLLVAGHETTATTLVWALYHLHRAPPTLERLRAELRVIGRAADPAELARLPYLDAVCQETLRLHPAVPIVVRRLTAPGTLCGIALATGDTMGIAVPLLHSDPAVWSAPELFRPERFLERRYRPYEFAPFGGGHRRCVGAALADYELRIALATIIGDVRLRLPQRYANGRTPISVPHNIATGPHRPILFDIVSDLCHEDV, from the coding sequence ATGAGTATGGAAGAGGACGCCGCTGGTCCCGGCCCGGACGCGCCGCCGATACCGGTTGCGCGGCTACCGCGACCGCGGCCGTTGCTGTGGCACGCACTGCGGGCGGGCCTGGATTTCGACCGGTACTTCCGCTGGCGGCGGGCGCGCGACGGCGACCCTATCTATTGCGAGTTTCCCGGTATGGGGTCGGCGTTGTTCACGGGCACCGCTGCGGGCGCGCGCGAATTGTTCCGGGCGCCCGTCGACTCCGTCGAACCGCCGCGGCCCAATCCGATCGAGCCGCTGGTCGGCTCGGCGTCGCTGATCCTGGCCGCGGGTGCGCGACATCGTCGGGATCGGGCGCTGCTCACGCCCGCGTTCCACAGCACCCGAATCCGCGAATACGGTGCGCTCATCAGGGACGCCACCCGCGCGGAGCTGTCCGGCGACACAGGCCCGGCCTGGGTTCCCGGTGCACGCATCGATGCGCGAGCGGCCGCGCGTTCGATCACGGTACAGGTGATTCTCACCGCCGTGTTCGGCGTGCACACCGCACGGCACCGCGCCGAATACGTCGGCGCGATCGGTGCGTTCCTCGACGCGTTCTCCGGGCCGTTGATGCTGCTGCCGGTGTTGCGGCGCAAGGCTTTCGGCCTCGGGCCGTGGGACCGGTTCGTGCGGGCGCGGGCCCGGCTGGACGGGTTGATCCGCGACGACATCGCCCGCAGGCGAGCCGATCCGCACCGCCGCACGACCGATCTGCTCGGCCTGCTGCTGAGCACCCGGTACGACGACGGCACCGCGATCTCCGACGCGGAGCTGTGCGACGAACTGCGCACCCTGCTCGTCGCGGGGCACGAGACCACCGCGACGACTCTCGTCTGGGCGCTGTATCACCTGCATCGCGCGCCGCCGACGCTGGAACGATTACGCGCGGAACTACGGGTCATCGGGCGGGCGGCCGATCCGGCCGAGCTGGCGCGGCTGCCCTATCTGGACGCGGTGTGCCAGGAGACATTGCGGCTGCACCCCGCGGTGCCGATCGTGGTGCGCAGGCTGACCGCGCCGGGCACGCTGTGCGGGATCGCCCTGGCGACGGGCGACACGATGGGGATCGCGGTGCCGTTGCTGCATTCGGATCCTGCGGTGTGGTCCGCACCCGAACTGTTCCGCCCGGAGCGGTTCCTCGAACGCCGGTATCGGCCCTACGAATTCGCGCCGTTCGGTGGCGGGCATCGGCGGTGCGTCGGTGCGGCGCTGGCCGACTATGAGCTGCGAATTGCGTTGGCCACCATTATCGGCGACGTGCGGTTGCGCCTGCCGCAACGGTATGCGAACGGGCGTACGCCGATTTCGGTGCCGCACAACATAGCAACCGGTCCGCATCGACCGATTCTGTTCGACATCGTGAGTGATTTATGTCACGAAGATGTTTGA
- a CDS encoding DUF6764 family protein: MKLISAIVCATAAAGVSLSFSGTASATDVQCTSAHGTDITVIDGRTACRAATDLLGEAKSLGIDGIGYANATGGARALGIGIAGGVGAGEGSGGIPLAIGVGQDAIALSSIDREDVSIAAWPPVLAVSVAFEGSRASARTAETRVICLGGGAFAWNSSTGDTCLSTPLGRWQTADERLP, translated from the coding sequence GTGAAGCTGATCAGCGCGATCGTATGCGCGACTGCCGCGGCGGGGGTCTCGCTGTCTTTTTCCGGCACCGCCTCAGCTACCGACGTGCAATGCACTTCGGCGCACGGGACCGATATCACCGTGATCGACGGCAGGACCGCCTGCCGGGCGGCCACCGATCTGCTGGGTGAGGCCAAATCGCTCGGCATCGACGGTATCGGTTACGCGAATGCCACGGGGGGCGCCCGCGCACTCGGGATCGGTATCGCGGGCGGGGTCGGCGCGGGCGAGGGCTCGGGCGGCATACCGCTGGCGATCGGCGTCGGACAGGATGCCATCGCGCTCAGTTCCATTGATCGCGAGGATGTTTCGATCGCCGCCTGGCCTCCGGTGCTCGCGGTGTCGGTCGCCTTCGAAGGGTCGCGCGCGAGCGCGCGGACCGCCGAGACCCGCGTGATCTGCCTGGGCGGCGGCGCCTTCGCCTGGAATTCGAGCACCGGCGACACCTGCCTCAGCACCCCGCTGGGCCGGTGGCAGACCGCCGACGAGCGGTTACCCTGA
- a CDS encoding ABC transporter ATP-binding protein, protein MATVQFESVTHLYPGAPTPAVDSLDIDIADGEFIVLVGPSGCGKSTSLRMLAGLESVEDGRILIGGKDVTGLPPRARDVAMVFQSYALYPNMTVAQNMGFALRNAGMNKADTLVRVQEAAKMLELEHLLDRKPAKLSGGQRQRVAMGRAIVRRPQVFCMDEPLSNLDAKLRVSTRSQIAALQKRLGTTTVYVTHDQVEAMTMGDRVAVLLDGKLQQIAAPRELYDNPVNTFVAGFIGSPGMNLLEAPVRDGAAVLDDLRIPLPRTAKTGDRVIVGIRPESWEVTTDADGLTVAAELLEELGAESFVYSHGVAEDWNSRSGKVVARVDRRFQVALGDQLRLRPKLDDVFFFDADTEDRLR, encoded by the coding sequence ATGGCAACCGTGCAGTTCGAGAGCGTCACGCACCTGTATCCCGGTGCGCCGACGCCCGCTGTCGACAGCCTGGACATCGACATCGCCGACGGCGAATTCATTGTCCTCGTCGGCCCTTCGGGCTGCGGGAAGTCGACCAGCCTGCGCATGCTGGCCGGGCTGGAATCGGTCGAGGACGGGCGCATCCTGATCGGCGGCAAGGACGTCACGGGGCTGCCGCCACGCGCCCGCGACGTCGCCATGGTGTTCCAGAGTTACGCGCTGTACCCGAATATGACGGTCGCGCAGAACATGGGCTTCGCGTTGCGCAACGCCGGCATGAACAAGGCCGACACCCTGGTCCGGGTGCAGGAGGCGGCCAAGATGCTGGAGCTGGAACACCTGCTGGACCGCAAACCCGCGAAACTGTCCGGCGGACAACGGCAACGGGTCGCGATGGGTCGCGCGATCGTGCGCAGGCCGCAGGTGTTCTGCATGGACGAGCCGCTGTCCAACCTGGACGCGAAGCTGCGCGTGAGCACCCGCTCCCAGATCGCCGCGTTGCAGAAGCGGCTCGGCACCACCACCGTCTACGTCACCCACGATCAGGTGGAGGCGATGACCATGGGCGACCGGGTCGCCGTGCTGCTCGACGGCAAGCTGCAGCAGATCGCTGCGCCCCGCGAGCTGTACGACAACCCGGTGAACACCTTCGTCGCGGGTTTCATCGGCTCGCCGGGGATGAACCTGCTGGAGGCGCCGGTCCGAGACGGGGCGGCGGTACTCGACGACCTGCGTATCCCGTTGCCGCGCACCGCGAAAACCGGTGATCGGGTGATCGTCGGCATCCGCCCCGAATCATGGGAGGTCACCACCGACGCCGACGGCCTCACCGTGGCCGCCGAACTGCTCGAGGAACTCGGCGCCGAATCCTTCGTCTACAGCCACGGCGTGGCCGAGGACTGGAACAGCCGCTCCGGCAAGGTGGTCGCCCGAGTGGACCGCCGTTTCCAGGTAGCACTCGGCGACCAACTCCGGCTCCGCCCCAAACTGGACGACGTCTTCTTCTTCGACGCCGACACCGAAGACCGCCTGCGCTGA
- a CDS encoding carbohydrate ABC transporter permease, translating into MRMRPERVLPQPRGRGWRGRPWQDYALFLVLVVPNLALLTLFVYRPLIDNIRLSFYDWNISDPVATFIGVANYREWWGRTDSWDIVTNTVVFTLAAVVGSMVLGLALALLLDRKLFGRNVVRSAIFAPFVISGAAIGVAFQFIFDPSFGLVQDVLHRIGVDKVPDFYQNPHWAMFMITVTYIWKNLGYSFVIYLAALQGVRAELMEAAEMDGASRWTTFTKVLLPQLRPTTFFLSITVLLNSLQVFDIINVMTRGGPLGTGTTTMVFQVYEESFRNFRAGYGATVATIMFLVLLIVTLIQVRVMDRNEQ; encoded by the coding sequence GTGCGAATGCGGCCGGAGCGAGTTCTACCCCAACCGCGTGGACGTGGCTGGCGCGGCCGCCCCTGGCAGGACTACGCGCTGTTCCTCGTGCTCGTCGTCCCGAATCTGGCGCTGCTGACGCTGTTCGTCTATCGGCCGTTGATCGACAACATCCGGCTCTCGTTCTACGACTGGAACATCTCCGATCCGGTGGCCACATTCATCGGTGTGGCGAACTACCGCGAGTGGTGGGGCCGCACGGACTCCTGGGACATCGTCACCAACACCGTGGTGTTCACCCTGGCCGCGGTGGTCGGCAGCATGGTGCTCGGCCTGGCGCTGGCCCTGCTGCTGGACCGGAAGCTGTTCGGGCGCAACGTGGTCCGCTCGGCCATCTTCGCGCCGTTCGTGATCTCCGGCGCCGCGATCGGCGTGGCCTTCCAGTTCATCTTCGATCCGAGCTTCGGCCTGGTCCAGGACGTGCTGCACCGGATCGGCGTGGACAAGGTGCCGGACTTCTACCAGAACCCGCACTGGGCGATGTTCATGATCACCGTGACCTACATCTGGAAGAACCTCGGCTACAGCTTCGTCATCTATCTGGCCGCGCTGCAAGGGGTGCGGGCCGAGCTGATGGAGGCCGCGGAGATGGACGGCGCGAGCCGCTGGACCACCTTCACCAAGGTGTTGCTGCCGCAGCTGCGTCCGACCACCTTCTTCCTGTCGATCACCGTGCTGCTGAATTCGCTGCAGGTCTTCGACATCATCAACGTGATGACCCGCGGCGGACCGCTCGGCACCGGGACGACGACCATGGTCTTCCAGGTCTACGAGGAGTCCTTCCGCAACTTCCGAGCGGGCTACGGCGCGACTGTCGCCACCATCATGTTCCTGGTGCTGCTGATCGTCACGCTGATCCAGGTTCGCGTCATGGATCGGAACGAACAGTGA
- a CDS encoding M13 family metallopeptidase — MTSELTSPSGIDLSYLDQGVRAQDDLFAHVNGKWLDDYEIPADRAVDGAFRTLYDQAERDVQAIIERASAEAAAPGTDARKIGDLFTSFMDTETVAAAGLAPISAELAAIHEVADRSAFAALLGRLQRTGVGGAVGFYVDTDDKNSTRYLVQLTQSGLGLPDESYYRQDEHAEIRSAYIAHIGRMFALAAADPRIAELLPQDLDTVGQRVFELERKLAAGHWDVVRRRDAERSYNLTTFAALVADHPEFDWAAWTSALAQHVAASGPEAFAEVVVRQPDYLDTFAQVWAAESLADWQAWAAWRLLRSRAPYLTDDLVAENFAFYGRTLTGAEEIRERWKRGVSLVQDLLGEAVGKLYVAEHFPPEAKARMVELVANLQEAYRRNIAQLDWMGADTRAAALAKLEKFTPKIGYPDKWRDYSDVRIDPADLVGNYRNGYAADHDRDLNKLGGPVDRDEWFMTPQTVNAYYNPGMNEIVFPAAILQPPFFDMNADDAANYGGIGAVIGHEIGHGFDDQGAKYDGDGNMVDWWTDDDRAEFGKRTKALIDQYNVLSPKALSDEHTVNGEFTIGENIGDLGGLSIALQAYKISLDGAEAPVIDGLTGLQRVFYGWAQVWRTKARTEEAIRRLTIDPHSPPEFRCNAVVRNIDSFHEAFDVTPEDALYLAPEARVRIW, encoded by the coding sequence GTGACTTCCGAGCTGACCAGTCCTTCCGGCATTGATCTGTCCTATCTCGACCAGGGCGTACGGGCGCAGGACGACCTGTTCGCGCATGTCAACGGCAAATGGCTGGACGACTACGAGATTCCTGCCGACCGCGCGGTGGACGGCGCCTTCCGCACCCTGTACGACCAGGCCGAGCGCGACGTGCAGGCGATCATCGAGCGGGCCTCCGCCGAAGCCGCGGCGCCGGGCACCGACGCACGCAAGATCGGCGATCTGTTCACCAGTTTCATGGACACCGAGACGGTCGCCGCCGCGGGGCTCGCCCCGATCTCCGCCGAACTCGCCGCCATCCACGAGGTCGCCGACCGTAGCGCGTTCGCGGCCCTGCTCGGCCGGTTGCAGCGCACCGGCGTCGGCGGCGCCGTCGGGTTCTACGTGGACACCGACGACAAGAACTCCACCCGCTACCTGGTGCAGCTCACCCAGTCCGGCCTCGGGCTGCCCGATGAGTCGTACTACCGCCAGGACGAACACGCCGAGATCCGCAGCGCCTACATCGCGCACATCGGCCGCATGTTCGCCCTCGCCGCGGCCGATCCCCGGATCGCCGAACTGCTGCCGCAGGATCTGGACACCGTGGGGCAGCGGGTGTTCGAACTCGAACGCAAGCTCGCCGCCGGGCACTGGGACGTGGTGCGCCGTCGCGACGCGGAGCGCAGCTACAACTTGACCACCTTCGCCGCACTCGTCGCCGATCACCCCGAGTTCGATTGGGCGGCATGGACTTCCGCGCTGGCGCAGCACGTGGCCGCGTCGGGGCCCGAGGCGTTCGCCGAAGTCGTAGTCCGGCAACCGGATTACCTGGACACCTTCGCGCAGGTGTGGGCGGCGGAGTCGCTCGCCGATTGGCAGGCCTGGGCGGCGTGGCGGCTGCTGCGTTCGCGCGCACCGTATCTCACCGACGACCTGGTCGCGGAGAACTTCGCGTTCTACGGACGCACGCTCACCGGCGCCGAGGAGATCCGCGAGCGATGGAAGCGCGGTGTCTCGCTGGTACAGGACCTGCTCGGCGAGGCCGTCGGCAAACTGTATGTGGCCGAGCACTTTCCGCCCGAGGCCAAGGCCAGGATGGTGGAATTGGTCGCCAACCTGCAGGAGGCCTATCGGCGCAATATCGCGCAGCTGGACTGGATGGGCGCCGACACCAGGGCGGCCGCGCTGGCCAAACTGGAGAAGTTCACCCCGAAGATCGGCTATCCGGACAAGTGGCGGGACTACTCCGATGTGCGGATCGACCCGGCCGACCTGGTCGGCAACTACCGCAACGGCTACGCCGCCGACCACGACCGCGACCTGAACAAGCTCGGCGGCCCGGTCGATCGCGACGAATGGTTCATGACGCCGCAGACCGTGAACGCCTACTACAACCCGGGCATGAACGAGATCGTCTTCCCTGCCGCGATCCTGCAGCCGCCGTTCTTCGACATGAACGCCGACGACGCCGCCAACTACGGCGGTATCGGCGCGGTGATCGGTCACGAGATCGGGCACGGTTTCGACGATCAGGGCGCCAAGTACGACGGCGACGGCAACATGGTCGACTGGTGGACCGACGACGACCGTGCCGAATTCGGTAAGCGGACAAAGGCTTTGATCGATCAGTACAACGTGCTCTCGCCCAAGGCCCTGTCCGACGAGCACACCGTGAACGGCGAATTCACCATCGGGGAGAACATCGGCGATCTCGGCGGCCTGTCCATCGCCCTGCAGGCCTACAAGATCTCCCTCGACGGCGCCGAGGCTCCGGTGATCGACGGCCTCACCGGCCTGCAGCGCGTCTTCTACGGGTGGGCCCAGGTGTGGCGCACCAAGGCCCGCACCGAAGAAGCCATCCGCCGCCTCACCATCGATCCGCACTCCCCGCCCGAATTCCGCTGCAACGCGGTGGTCCGCAACATCGACAGCTTCCACGAAGCCTTCGACGTAACCCCCGAAGACGCCCTCTATCTCGCCCCCGAGGCCCGCGTCCGCATCTGGTGA
- a CDS encoding carbohydrate ABC transporter permease, with protein MVLGYAAMVCVLIIVGVPLFWIFITSFKERPDIYVQPAVYWPHSWRPENYSDATTTLPFWTFLRNSLIVTGVVSAVKFVLGVFSAYGLVFLRFPGKNVVFLVIIAALMVPNQITVISNYALVSQLGWRNTLVGIIVPLCGVAFGTFLMRNHFLSLPSEVIEAARMDGANWWRLLTRVVLPMSGPTMVAFAVVTLVNEWNEYLWPFLMADGPEVATLPVGLTLLQNTENPSVTNWGPVMAGTLLTMLPILLVFLALQRHMIKGLTSGAVKG; from the coding sequence ATGGTGCTCGGCTATGCGGCCATGGTGTGCGTGCTGATCATCGTCGGGGTACCGCTGTTCTGGATCTTCATCACCTCGTTCAAGGAACGCCCCGACATCTACGTGCAGCCCGCGGTGTACTGGCCGCACAGCTGGCGGCCGGAGAACTACTCCGACGCCACGACGACGCTGCCCTTCTGGACCTTCCTGCGCAACTCGCTGATCGTCACCGGCGTCGTCTCCGCGGTGAAGTTCGTGCTCGGCGTGTTCAGTGCGTACGGGCTGGTGTTCCTGCGCTTTCCGGGCAAGAACGTGGTGTTCCTGGTGATCATCGCGGCGCTGATGGTGCCGAACCAGATCACCGTGATCTCCAACTACGCGCTGGTTTCCCAGCTGGGCTGGCGAAACACCCTGGTGGGCATCATCGTTCCGCTCTGCGGCGTCGCGTTCGGCACCTTCCTGATGCGCAACCACTTCCTCTCGCTGCCCTCGGAGGTGATCGAGGCGGCCCGGATGGACGGCGCCAACTGGTGGCGGCTGCTCACCCGGGTGGTGCTGCCGATGTCCGGGCCGACCATGGTCGCGTTCGCGGTGGTCACCCTCGTCAACGAGTGGAACGAGTACCTCTGGCCGTTCCTGATGGCGGACGGGCCCGAGGTCGCGACGCTGCCGGTGGGCCTCACGCTGCTGCAGAACACCGAGAACCCGAGCGTCACCAACTGGGGGCCGGTGATGGCGGGCACGCTGCTCACGATGCTGCCCATCCTGCTGGTGTTCCTGGCGCTGCAACGTCACATGATCAAAGGCCTCACCTCGGGTGCGGTCAAGGGTTAG
- a CDS encoding DUF397 domain-containing protein: MATTPTHRSVPTGWFTSTRSNNGNQCVEVRFDGAAVLVRDSKYRRDPANHPADEPVITVTATEWTAFLDDLRARRRTEGTLIAATTAEGHTTLRHGDTVLSYTPAEWEAFLLGAHDGEFDRVAQTV, encoded by the coding sequence ATGGCCACCACCCCTACCCACCGGTCAGTTCCCACCGGCTGGTTCACTTCGACACGGTCCAACAACGGCAACCAATGTGTCGAGGTCCGTTTCGATGGTGCTGCGGTGCTCGTCCGGGACAGCAAATACCGTCGCGATCCGGCCAACCACCCCGCCGACGAGCCCGTCATCACCGTCACCGCCACCGAATGGACCGCATTCCTGGACGACCTGCGGGCGCGGCGGCGAACCGAGGGCACCCTGATCGCCGCCACCACCGCCGAGGGGCACACCACGTTGCGCCACGGCGACACCGTCCTCAGCTACACCCCCGCCGAGTGGGAGGCCTTCCTGCTCGGGGCGCACGACGGCGAGTTCGACCGCGTCGCGCAGACCGTCTGA
- a CDS encoding L,D-transpeptidase — MHVASHTGSPVAHRRGAQLSRRLRAGALLSATIAAAGVLLVAPAGAEPFPGFGSGSAGSANEPAPQQPNFAPPSINIADGEVVGVAQPIIINFKEPVPDHALAEKFIKITSSKSAPGHFYWRGDKQVRWRPNDYWPDNIDVQVEAGGTRSAFKIGDAFVSTADDNTHTITITRNGEVVKTMPTSMGKPKHETPNGIYIVGEQLPKMIMDSSTYGVPTTDPEGYKLEVEYATRISNSGIFVHAAPWSVGQQGKSNTSHGCLNVSTENAKWFMENSRRGDPVVVENTQGGVLSSSDGLGDWNP, encoded by the coding sequence ATGCATGTCGCTTCGCACACCGGGTCGCCAGTCGCGCACCGCCGGGGAGCTCAGCTGTCCCGCCGGTTGCGCGCGGGCGCTCTGCTGTCCGCGACGATCGCGGCGGCCGGTGTCCTCCTGGTCGCCCCCGCGGGCGCCGAGCCCTTCCCCGGGTTCGGTTCCGGGTCCGCCGGGTCGGCGAACGAGCCGGCGCCGCAGCAGCCGAACTTCGCGCCGCCGTCGATCAACATCGCCGACGGCGAGGTCGTCGGGGTGGCGCAGCCGATCATCATCAACTTCAAGGAGCCGGTGCCCGACCACGCGCTCGCCGAGAAGTTCATCAAGATCACCTCGTCGAAGTCGGCGCCGGGCCACTTCTACTGGCGCGGCGACAAGCAGGTGCGCTGGCGGCCGAACGACTACTGGCCGGACAACATCGACGTGCAGGTGGAGGCGGGCGGCACGCGCAGCGCCTTCAAGATCGGCGACGCGTTCGTCAGCACGGCCGACGACAACACCCACACCATCACCATCACCCGCAACGGTGAGGTGGTGAAGACGATGCCGACCTCGATGGGCAAGCCCAAGCACGAGACCCCCAACGGCATCTATATCGTCGGCGAGCAGCTGCCCAAGATGATCATGGACTCGTCCACGTACGGTGTGCCGACCACCGACCCCGAGGGCTACAAGCTCGAGGTCGAGTACGCGACCCGCATCTCCAACAGCGGCATCTTCGTGCACGCGGCCCCGTGGTCGGTCGGCCAGCAGGGCAAGTCCAACACCAGCCACGGCTGCCTCAACGTGAGCACCGAGAACGCCAAGTGGTTCATGGAGAACTCGCGGCGCGGCGACCCGGTGGTCGTGGAGAACACCCAGGGCGGGGTGCTGAGCTCCAGCGACGGCCTGGGCGACTGGAACCCGTAG
- a CDS encoding serine hydrolase domain-containing protein, producing the protein MAAGGFDGRAERGELLAPREMLVDPRFIRLADQFFGMFEQPSRGGGALAVYLDGRPVVDIWGGWAAKDRRWNGETVALTFSTGKGVASTVVHRLAERGLLDYDAPVATYWPEFGAHGKADITVRDVLSHRAGLHRVRGLVPGREGILDYAAVVTALAESPADPRRIRTSGYHAITFGWLVAEIVQRVTGDPFTEVVRREIAEPLELDEFWFRVPEAERYRIAKIFPHLSPPGIRWNTASSVLSWVRPIRGLAEAGMPESFDELVRDPRVHDAVMPGWNGVFSARALARMYGALANHGTVELPQPGGGSRTVRFLRPETIETINQVQPAESRDYVLGLPLRFTLGYHRPVLMSKQQPRKAFGHYGVGGSGAYADPELGMSIAFVTNRLGNAVTALGDARLARLAATARATVRKAKPAVAVDESD; encoded by the coding sequence ATGGCGGCAGGCGGCTTCGACGGTCGCGCCGAGCGCGGCGAACTCCTCGCGCCCCGGGAGATGCTGGTCGACCCGCGCTTCATCCGGCTCGCGGACCAATTCTTCGGCATGTTCGAACAACCCAGCCGCGGCGGCGGCGCGCTGGCCGTCTACCTCGACGGCAGGCCGGTGGTCGACATCTGGGGCGGCTGGGCCGCCAAGGACCGGCGCTGGAACGGCGAGACCGTCGCGCTGACCTTCTCCACCGGCAAGGGCGTCGCCTCCACCGTCGTGCACCGGCTCGCCGAGCGCGGCCTGCTCGACTACGACGCGCCCGTGGCCACCTACTGGCCCGAGTTCGGCGCGCACGGCAAGGCCGACATCACGGTGCGCGATGTGCTGTCGCACCGGGCCGGGCTGCATCGGGTGCGCGGCCTGGTGCCCGGCCGCGAGGGCATTCTCGACTACGCGGCCGTCGTCACGGCGCTGGCCGAGAGCCCGGCCGACCCACGCCGCATTCGCACCTCCGGCTATCACGCGATCACCTTCGGCTGGCTGGTCGCCGAGATCGTGCAGCGGGTGACCGGTGATCCGTTCACCGAGGTGGTGCGCCGCGAGATCGCCGAACCGCTCGAGCTGGACGAGTTCTGGTTCCGGGTGCCCGAAGCCGAGCGGTACCGGATCGCCAAGATCTTTCCGCACCTGAGCCCGCCCGGGATCCGCTGGAACACCGCGTCGTCGGTGCTGTCCTGGGTGCGGCCGATCCGCGGACTCGCCGAGGCGGGCATGCCGGAGAGCTTCGACGAACTGGTCCGCGACCCGCGGGTGCACGACGCGGTGATGCCCGGCTGGAACGGCGTCTTCTCGGCGCGCGCGCTGGCCAGGATGTACGGCGCGCTCGCCAACCACGGCACGGTGGAACTCCCGCAGCCCGGCGGCGGCAGCCGGACGGTGCGTTTCCTGCGACCGGAGACGATCGAGACGATCAACCAGGTGCAGCCCGCGGAGAGCCGGGATTACGTGCTCGGCCTGCCGCTGCGCTTCACCCTCGGCTATCACCGGCCGGTGCTGATGTCCAAGCAGCAGCCGCGAAAAGCGTTCGGCCACTACGGAGTCGGCGGGTCCGGCGCGTACGCCGATCCGGAGCTGGGCATGTCCATCGCGTTCGTCACCAACCGGCTCGGCAACGCGGTGACGGCGCTCGGCGATGCCAGGCTGGCCCGGTTGGCGGCGACGGCGCGGGCCACGGTGCGCAAGGCCAAGCCCGCGGTGGCGGTCGACGAGAGCGACTGA